One window of Bacillus sp. THAF10 genomic DNA carries:
- a CDS encoding M42 family metallopeptidase translates to MTKLDETLTMLKDLTDAKGIPGNEKEPRDVMRKYITPYADEVMTDGLGSLIAKKIGKADGPKVMVAGHLDEVGFMVTHIDDRGFLRFQTVGGWWSQVMLAQRVTIVTSKGDVTGVIGSKPPHILPAEARKKPVDIKDMFIDIGASSREEAQEWGVRPGDQVVPYFEFTVMNNEKMLLAKAWDNRIGCAIAIDVLKYLKDADLPNVVYGVGTVQEEVGLRGAKTSANLIQPDIGFGVDVGIAGDTPGVTEKEALSKMGKGPQIILYDASMVSHKGLRDFVTNVADEMEVPYQFDSVAGGGTDSGAIHLTAQGVPALSITIATRYIHSHAAMLHRDDYENAVKLIGEVIKRLDADTVAKLTFD, encoded by the coding sequence TTGACGAAATTAGATGAAACCTTAACGATGCTCAAGGACCTGACAGATGCAAAAGGGATTCCGGGCAACGAAAAAGAACCACGAGACGTAATGAGAAAATACATAACGCCATATGCGGATGAAGTAATGACAGACGGACTTGGCAGCTTAATCGCCAAAAAAATTGGAAAGGCTGATGGTCCGAAAGTAATGGTTGCCGGTCACCTTGATGAGGTCGGCTTTATGGTAACACATATCGATGACCGTGGCTTCCTGCGCTTCCAAACAGTTGGTGGCTGGTGGAGCCAAGTAATGCTTGCACAGCGCGTAACAATTGTAACTAGTAAAGGCGATGTTACAGGAGTGATTGGCTCAAAGCCTCCTCATATCCTGCCAGCAGAAGCGCGCAAGAAACCAGTAGACATAAAAGACATGTTTATCGACATCGGTGCTTCCAGCCGTGAAGAAGCCCAAGAATGGGGAGTACGCCCAGGGGATCAAGTGGTACCTTACTTTGAATTCACTGTCATGAATAATGAGAAGATGCTTCTCGCTAAAGCTTGGGATAACCGTATTGGTTGTGCGATTGCCATCGATGTATTGAAATACCTAAAAGACGCTGACCTTCCAAACGTAGTTTACGGTGTTGGAACTGTTCAGGAAGAAGTAGGCTTACGTGGAGCCAAGACATCCGCCAATTTGATTCAGCCTGACATCGGCTTTGGTGTGGACGTTGGAATTGCTGGTGATACACCAGGAGTAACCGAAAAAGAAGCACTAAGCAAAATGGGCAAAGGACCACAAATCATTTTATATGATGCTTCCATGGTGTCACATAAAGGACTTCGTGATTTTGTAACAAATGTGGCGGACGAAATGGAAGTTCCATATCAATTCGACTCTGTTGCGGGCGGCGGAACGGACTCCGGTGCGATTCATTTAACTGCACAAGGAGTACCAGCGCTATCCATCACAATCGCAACGCGCTACATTCACTCTCATGCTGCGATGCTACACCGTGACGACTATGAAAATGCGGTGAAGCTGATTGGTGAGGTTATTAAGCGCTTAGACGCGGACACAGTCGCTAAGTTGACGTTTGATTGA